A single Anopheles funestus chromosome 2RL, idAnoFuneDA-416_04, whole genome shotgun sequence DNA region contains:
- the LOC125765258 gene encoding procathepsin L-like, whose protein sequence is MDPHRKVKPTISDEIVSSGNELPESIDWREKGFKTPPANQKTCGSCYAFSVAYAIAAQLLKHIGRVELVSEQQMVDCSTATGNLGCGGGSLRNTLKYLEQSGGVMREVDYPYTSSVSLDEREEKTALHSLVGKKGGHHFI, encoded by the exons ATGGACCCACACCGTAAGGTAAAACCAACAATATCCGACGAAATCGTCAGCTCCGGTAACGAATTGCCGGAGTCAATCGATTGGCGCGAGAAAGGCTTCAAAACGCCACCGGCCAACCAAAAGACCTGTGGTTCCTGTTACGCTTTCAGCGTGGCGTACGCAATAGCGGCCCAACTATTGAAGCACATCGGTCGGGTGGAACTGGTGAGCGAACAGCAAATGGTGGACTGTTCTACGGCTACCGGGAACTTG GGTTGCGGAGGTGGTTCGCTAAGAAACACGTTGAAATATCTGGAACAGTCCGGTGGAGTAATGCGCGAGGTAGACTACCCGTACACATCTTCGGTAAGTTTGGatgaaagggaagaaaaaacagctTTACACAGTTTGGTAGGTAAAAAAGGGGGTCatcattttatttga